From one uncultured Methanoregula sp. genomic stretch:
- a CDS encoding EFR1 family ferrodoxin (N-terminal region resembles flavodoxins. C-terminal ferrodoxin region binds two 4Fe-4S clusters.), translating to MKTVIYYFTGTGNTLAVARDIAAELGDTKLVPLRQAMQDGGIVVDADAVGIAFPVYFLNMPAIVRQFVEKLRFSGSPYIFGIATCGERPGGALFRLRELLEANGTTMSAGFVFVMPENYIGPVDLMGDVKRREEKYTKAGTRVPEVAAAIRDRRISRPEGSDSGLLKFGGRITSTLMTSVYNTPRRLHATAACNRCGTCGRICPTRNITVTPGGISWGSTCIQCYACIHWCPGEAIEIGGRTFGKPRYHHPNVTLRDMLDQRGE from the coding sequence GTGAAGACCGTCATCTACTACTTCACCGGCACCGGCAACACGCTTGCTGTTGCCCGGGATATCGCAGCGGAACTGGGGGATACAAAACTCGTTCCCCTCCGGCAGGCAATGCAGGACGGCGGGATTGTCGTGGATGCAGACGCTGTCGGGATTGCGTTCCCGGTCTACTTCCTGAACATGCCTGCCATTGTCCGGCAGTTCGTGGAGAAACTCCGGTTTTCCGGCAGCCCGTACATCTTCGGCATCGCGACCTGCGGGGAGCGGCCGGGCGGAGCACTCTTCCGGCTCAGGGAACTCCTTGAAGCAAACGGGACAACGATGTCGGCCGGCTTTGTCTTTGTAATGCCGGAGAACTACATCGGGCCCGTTGACCTGATGGGCGATGTAAAACGGCGGGAGGAGAAATATACGAAAGCCGGGACGCGGGTCCCCGAAGTTGCGGCAGCGATCCGGGATCGCAGAATATCCCGGCCGGAAGGCTCGGATTCCGGGCTCCTGAAATTCGGGGGGCGGATAACAAGCACGCTCATGACGTCCGTGTATAATACTCCCCGCCGGCTTCACGCAACCGCTGCCTGCAACCGGTGCGGAACCTGCGGGCGGATCTGTCCCACGCGAAATATCACGGTGACACCGGGCGGGATCAGCTGGGGCAGCACCTGCATCCAGTGTTACGCCTGCATCCACTGGTGCCCCGGGGAAGCGATCGAGATCGGCGGCAGGACTTTCGGAAAACCGCGATACCACCACCCGAATGTGACGCTGCGGGACATGCTGGATCAACGGGGCGAATGA
- a CDS encoding PAS domain S-box protein — protein MMQDYQHELSQIRELLKKKPEGMSVTDLSKALGKNKNTVGRYLDILLISGQVDMRTYGMAKVFSLSQRVPLSALISYSNELIMVLDAESRIVQINDHFLRLLHLTRNETIGKNLTYLSPPDVDVHELLETISEESLGKEHTLSFRVRDMGERIFKQKSIPAVFEDGGKGRTIILEDVTEHILAERQIRESEERFRMMAENIQDGLIIMENDKNVYANRRIAEITGYTFEESFGLEPLAIIAPECHDIMKEQIAELEKNPEKPGEIQVWIIRKDGERRFVSARISSVRYQDTDYNFVIFTDMTESKRQEILLRESEQRFRMMAENIQDGLIIVENGNFIYANRRVSEISGYSNEDLIRMKSMDLVAPDDLEKLERFILDTQPESRGRGELTFWINRKDGTRRCILGRVTAAKQGSTISTYVTMTDVTESAEREKALRDRITALQQLIS, from the coding sequence ATGATGCAGGATTACCAGCACGAACTCAGCCAGATCAGGGAGCTCCTGAAGAAAAAACCTGAAGGCATGAGTGTAACGGATCTATCAAAAGCGCTGGGGAAGAATAAAAACACGGTCGGCAGGTACCTGGATATCCTGCTCATCTCCGGACAGGTCGATATGAGAACCTACGGCATGGCAAAAGTCTTCTCTCTCTCCCAGCGGGTTCCGCTCTCTGCGCTGATCAGTTACTCAAATGAACTCATCATGGTGCTGGATGCCGAGTCCCGCATCGTCCAGATCAATGATCATTTCCTCAGACTTCTTCACCTGACAAGAAACGAGACAATCGGGAAAAATCTCACTTATCTCTCACCTCCCGATGTCGATGTGCATGAGCTGCTTGAAACTATTTCTGAAGAATCACTTGGTAAAGAGCACACGCTTTCATTCCGCGTACGGGATATGGGCGAACGGATCTTCAAGCAGAAATCAATTCCTGCCGTGTTTGAAGATGGCGGGAAAGGCCGGACCATAATTCTCGAAGATGTCACCGAACACATCCTTGCCGAACGGCAGATCCGTGAAAGCGAAGAGAGGTTCCGGATGATGGCGGAAAATATCCAGGACGGCCTCATAATTATGGAGAATGATAAAAATGTGTACGCCAATCGACGCATTGCCGAGATAACCGGTTACACATTTGAAGAATCATTCGGTCTTGAGCCCCTGGCAATTATCGCCCCGGAATGCCACGACATTATGAAAGAGCAGATCGCGGAACTTGAAAAAAATCCCGAAAAACCGGGAGAGATCCAGGTCTGGATCATCAGGAAAGACGGCGAGCGGAGATTTGTATCGGCCCGTATCAGTTCTGTCCGGTATCAGGATACTGATTACAATTTTGTTATCTTCACGGATATGACAGAATCAAAACGGCAGGAAATTCTTTTGAGGGAGAGCGAACAGCGGTTCCGGATGATGGCAGAAAATATCCAGGACGGCCTCATCATTGTGGAGAACGGGAACTTTATCTATGCCAACCGCAGGGTTTCTGAGATAAGCGGCTATTCCAATGAAGACCTGATCCGGATGAAATCCATGGATCTCGTTGCTCCTGATGATCTGGAAAAACTGGAGAGATTCATTCTTGATACCCAGCCTGAATCCAGGGGGCGGGGAGAACTTACGTTCTGGATCAACCGGAAGGACGGGACACGGCGCTGTATCCTTGGGCGCGTCACTGCAGCTAAGCAGGGAAGCACCATCAGCACCTATGTTACGATGACCGATGTCACGGAATCTGCGGAAAGGGAAAAAGCGCTTCGCGATCGTATCACGGCACTCCAGCAACTCATCTCCTGA
- a CDS encoding EFR1 family ferrodoxin (N-terminal region resembles flavodoxins. C-terminal ferrodoxin region binds two 4Fe-4S clusters.) encodes MKTIIYYFTGTGNSLAAAKKIAAVLGDCEMVPVALLQNAPAEILPGADRVGIVCPVYDAGVPRIVAEFAGRLDLSRAGYTFAVVTMGGMGVSALHQLNAILTKVHGRKLDAAFAVKMPGNFPPVGKIAAPEKQQKILKSTDARLAEIARTIDKGLLVPPGFSPVSSLMRSFLYPPFYKNVHEMDKAFSVSDACTSCGTCTKVCPVGNITLVNKRPSWQHHCELCCACLHFCPVEAIQLHMMQGTAGRGRYRHPDLTAADMKAQRGEES; translated from the coding sequence ATGAAGACCATAATCTATTATTTCACCGGCACCGGCAACTCGCTTGCTGCTGCAAAAAAGATCGCCGCCGTCCTGGGGGACTGCGAGATGGTGCCGGTTGCATTGCTGCAGAATGCACCTGCAGAGATCCTCCCGGGCGCAGACCGTGTCGGTATCGTCTGCCCGGTATACGATGCCGGCGTACCCCGCATTGTTGCCGAATTCGCCGGGCGCCTTGACCTTTCCCGGGCCGGCTATACATTTGCCGTCGTGACCATGGGGGGCATGGGAGTATCGGCCCTCCACCAGCTCAACGCGATTCTCACAAAGGTGCATGGCAGGAAACTCGATGCAGCGTTTGCGGTAAAGATGCCCGGGAATTTCCCACCGGTGGGAAAAATTGCAGCCCCGGAAAAACAGCAGAAGATCCTTAAATCCACGGATGCCCGGCTCGCAGAGATTGCCCGGACAATCGACAAGGGTCTTCTCGTACCTCCCGGGTTTTCCCCGGTCTCCTCCCTGATGAGATCCTTTCTGTATCCGCCATTTTATAAAAACGTCCACGAGATGGACAAGGCCTTCTCCGTTTCCGATGCCTGCACCTCCTGCGGGACTTGTACTAAGGTCTGCCCGGTAGGGAACATCACTCTGGTAAATAAACGGCCATCATGGCAGCATCATTGTGAACTCTGCTGTGCCTGCCTGCATTTCTGTCCTGTCGAAGCGATCCAGCTCCACATGATGCAGGGAACTGCCGGAAGAGGACGGTACCGGCACCCGGATCTGACGGCAGCGGACATGAAAGCGCAGCGCGGGGAAGAATCGTGA
- a CDS encoding PGF-pre-PGF domain-containing protein, producing MFLTRIMRGGVSTNLRYRLLLFVILILIFLPAIPAVTAGELTTISGMSLPDISPLITPDHTGSGEIVRPANNTRQPAGIIAPRTDRNEADPFTVIDENLPPAEAVALRTLIQNTLHEFSCNEATGTWYARNAMNRITFTYTGDGTAHFSGPDTAFGLTLAGIGRDDNLSAAGSGVARASGRQLEIVRPEFSEWYRNNDNGVEQGLTITGRPPGNGPLQVRFGLTGNGSFTIKDDQTLTLSDTSGTPLFAYTGLHAFSAEGRQLPASLATDGTTLSWIVDDTGAVYPLTIDPVVVSVSAATARFTGSAIADDVGYSVAISSDGSRVIVGALENSTAGSEAGAAYIFKKPAAGWSGTTSTSSADATFTGGAAGDNFGTSVSFSSDGSRAIVGAYNNDTAGSEAGAAYLFDEPAAGWSGTTSASSATARFTGGAANDWFGSYVSLSSDGSRAMVGAYKNSTAGSNAGAAYLFDKPATGWSGTTSASSATARFTGGAANDWFGSYVSLSSDGSRAMVGAYKNSTAGSNAGAAYLFDKPATGWSGTTSASSATAQFTGSAANNWFGSYVSLSSDGSRAIVGAYYNDTAGSDSGAAYLFDIPTPMSGTISASSAAARFTGEATNDNFGNSVSLSSDGSRALVGAWHNRSTGLQAGAAYLFDEPATGWSGTTSASSATAQFNGGAASDWFGSSLSLSSDGSRALVGAYHNRTVGSQSGAAYLFQRPYVTLTAGGITTGAAGTVVNGLTLNPGSTLTNVDLFLGTSTTTPSGAAIKTGIPSLPASTATTIDGVDLTGKTAGTYYLIVNESSTKNLLGATGSAVYTVTGTTPTPTPTPAPQPIGGSGDDGWSSTKSAANPALKAPLQQPLSSSSVNIGQVGHTAFTRVDVTGVDVKDMIVTATEVPGPGTGIPPPPGIVYVYADISPARYTEITETKISFVVPLSWMNEHNLIPQEIVLFHNTGNTWVALATTLDSIRDGEAYYTAAGSGFSRFAITGQFNSSAQNATPSTTARMFGDLAPGSGTIAPTYAAPPAGPAPVASQTTAVPAPMNSSGFPLPAIAVVGAIGVICLCGAFMIRRWWIRRQNPALFRKDN from the coding sequence GTGTTCTTAACAAGAATCATGCGTGGAGGAGTTTCAACGAACCTGCGATACCGGCTGCTGCTCTTTGTTATCCTGATCCTCATTTTTTTACCGGCGATTCCCGCGGTTACTGCAGGGGAACTCACAACCATTTCCGGCATGTCCCTTCCGGACATTTCCCCGTTGATAACCCCGGATCATACCGGATCCGGGGAGATCGTCCGGCCGGCAAATAATACCCGGCAGCCGGCAGGTATTATTGCACCCCGCACGGACAGGAACGAAGCAGACCCCTTCACCGTGATCGATGAAAACCTCCCACCGGCTGAGGCTGTGGCGCTCCGCACCCTGATCCAAAACACGCTCCATGAATTCTCCTGTAACGAAGCGACCGGCACATGGTACGCCCGCAATGCAATGAACCGGATCACGTTCACCTACACGGGTGACGGCACGGCACACTTCTCCGGCCCGGATACCGCTTTCGGGCTGACCCTTGCCGGGATCGGGAGAGACGACAACCTGTCCGCTGCCGGGAGCGGAGTTGCCCGGGCCAGCGGGCGCCAGCTGGAGATTGTCCGGCCGGAGTTTTCGGAGTGGTACAGGAACAATGACAACGGCGTGGAGCAGGGCCTGACCATCACGGGCCGCCCGCCGGGCAACGGCCCGCTGCAGGTCCGGTTCGGGCTCACGGGTAACGGTTCGTTCACCATCAAAGACGATCAGACGCTCACGCTCAGCGATACATCGGGAACACCTCTCTTTGCGTACACCGGCCTACATGCGTTCTCTGCGGAAGGCAGGCAACTTCCGGCATCCCTTGCAACCGACGGAACTACACTCTCGTGGATCGTTGACGATACCGGTGCCGTCTACCCGCTCACCATCGACCCGGTGGTGGTCTCTGTCTCGGCAGCGACTGCACGGTTCACCGGCAGCGCAATAGCTGACGATGTCGGCTATTCCGTAGCGATCTCATCCGATGGTTCCCGGGTCATTGTCGGCGCGCTTGAAAACAGTACTGCCGGTTCAGAAGCAGGTGCCGCGTATATCTTCAAAAAGCCTGCCGCCGGCTGGAGCGGGACAACCTCCACTTCATCAGCGGATGCGACATTCACCGGCGGCGCAGCGGGAGACAACTTCGGCACTTCCGTATCGTTCTCATCTGACGGGTCCCGGGCAATTGTCGGCGCATATAACAACGACACAGCCGGTTCAGAAGCAGGTGCCGCGTATCTCTTCGATGAACCTGCCGCCGGCTGGAGCGGGACAACCTCCGCTTCATCAGCTACCGCACGGTTCACCGGCGGTGCAGCGAATGACTGGTTCGGCAGTTACGTATCGCTCTCATCCGACGGGTCCCGGGCGATGGTCGGCGCATATAAAAACAGCACTGCCGGTTCAAACGCAGGTGCCGCGTATCTCTTCGATAAGCCTGCCACCGGCTGGAGCGGGACAACCTCCGCTTCATCAGCTACCGCACGGTTCACCGGCGGTGCAGCGAATGACTGGTTCGGCAGTTACGTATCGCTCTCATCCGACGGGTCCCGGGCGATGGTCGGCGCATATAAAAACAGCACTGCCGGTTCAAACGCAGGTGCCGCGTATCTCTTCGATAAGCCTGCCACCGGCTGGAGCGGGACAACCTCCGCTTCATCAGCTACCGCACAATTCACTGGCAGTGCAGCGAATAACTGGTTCGGCAGTTACGTATCGCTCTCATCTGACGGGTCCCGGGCGATTGTCGGCGCGTATTACAACGACACGGCCGGTTCAGACTCAGGGGCCGCATATCTCTTCGATATACCCACGCCAATGAGCGGGACGATATCAGCCTCATCAGCTGCCGCACGGTTCACCGGAGAAGCAACGAATGACAACTTCGGCAATTCCGTATCGCTCTCATCCGACGGGTCCCGGGCACTTGTCGGCGCCTGGCACAACAGATCCACCGGTTTGCAAGCCGGTGCCGCGTATCTCTTCGATGAGCCTGCCACCGGCTGGAGCGGGACAACCTCCGCTTCTTCAGCTACTGCACAGTTCAACGGCGGTGCAGCGAGTGACTGGTTCGGCAGTTCCTTATCGCTCTCATCCGACGGTTCCCGGGCACTTGTCGGCGCGTATCACAACAGAACCGTCGGTTCGCAATCCGGCGCCGCATACCTCTTCCAGCGCCCCTACGTCACCCTCACGGCAGGGGGGATCACTACGGGGGCTGCTGGAACGGTTGTCAACGGCCTTACCCTCAATCCCGGCAGCACCCTCACGAACGTCGATCTCTTCCTCGGGACGAGCACTACAACGCCATCGGGAGCGGCAATAAAAACCGGGATACCTTCCCTGCCAGCTTCCACCGCAACGACCATTGACGGCGTGGACCTGACCGGGAAAACCGCCGGTACCTACTACCTGATTGTCAACGAAAGCAGCACAAAGAACCTCCTTGGCGCAACCGGTTCAGCGGTATATACGGTTACCGGAACCACGCCAACCCCGACACCAACCCCGGCTCCACAACCCATTGGCGGAAGCGGCGATGATGGCTGGTCCTCCACAAAATCTGCTGCAAATCCCGCATTGAAAGCCCCCCTGCAGCAACCCCTGTCCTCAAGTTCCGTGAACATCGGCCAGGTCGGCCACACCGCATTCACCCGGGTGGACGTGACCGGTGTCGACGTCAAAGACATGATCGTGACCGCCACCGAGGTGCCCGGGCCCGGCACCGGCATCCCCCCGCCGCCGGGAATTGTGTACGTGTATGCCGATATCTCACCGGCACGCTACACAGAGATAACCGAGACTAAGATCAGTTTTGTCGTCCCGCTCTCGTGGATGAACGAGCACAACCTCATCCCGCAGGAGATCGTCCTGTTCCATAATACCGGGAATACCTGGGTGGCTCTTGCCACAACCCTGGATTCGATCCGCGATGGCGAGGCATATTACACCGCAGCGGGGTCCGGGTTCTCGCGGTTTGCGATCACCGGGCAGTTCAACAGCAGTGCGCAGAATGCAACGCCATCAACGACCGCCAGGATGTTTGGAGATCTGGCACCGGGATCCGGTACCATAGCGCCGACGTACGCTGCACCACCGGCAGGCCCTGCCCCTGTCGCCAGCCAGACCACTGCCGTACCGGCCCCGATGAATTCATCCGGCTTCCCGCTCCCGGCCATCGCGGTTGTTGGTGCTATCGGAGTAATCTGTCTCTGCGGAGCGTTCATGATCCGGCGCTGGTGGATCCGCCGGCAGAACCCGGCGCTCTTCCGGAAAGACAACTGA
- a CDS encoding NAD(P)H-dependent oxidoreductase produces the protein MKTCIIYHSHSGNTRGVAERVKTACGGELIEIKLKEGHSSPVACFLGLFRLLKHETDPIEPATIDLSAFDCVVIGTPVWARKSTPAISAAVVAMKECSGKRAVLFATCGKAAGETLPLLARSLEARGMTVTGQFVFTSQDLRDDNKVNALAECVNQTGRAL, from the coding sequence ATGAAGACCTGTATCATCTATCACTCCCATTCAGGGAACACGCGTGGCGTGGCAGAACGCGTGAAGACTGCCTGCGGGGGAGAACTCATCGAAATAAAACTCAAAGAGGGGCATTCATCGCCCGTTGCCTGCTTCCTCGGGCTGTTCCGCTTACTGAAGCATGAAACCGATCCCATCGAGCCGGCAACGATCGACCTCTCCGCTTTCGATTGTGTCGTAATCGGGACCCCTGTCTGGGCAAGAAAATCTACTCCGGCGATATCCGCGGCGGTTGTTGCAATGAAAGAGTGCAGCGGGAAAAGAGCGGTCCTCTTTGCTACCTGCGGGAAAGCTGCAGGGGAGACCCTCCCCCTCCTTGCCCGGTCACTTGAAGCACGGGGCATGACGGTCACCGGGCAGTTTGTCTTCACGAGCCAGGATCTCCGTGATGACAACAAGGTGAATGCGCTGGCAGAGTGTGTGAACCAGACGGGAAGAGCGTTATGA
- a CDS encoding metalloregulator ArsR/SmtB family transcription factor, protein MDPCNKCKVCNHLCEIVPAMAGTFKALGDLTRLQVIYLLATDTSGTLGVSELASRLGISQPAVSQHLKTLKAEGLVDSRREGFYVYYTINRDRIVQFREHFELMYATVMENCSRELVRKSNRDRNIRACVIFYSYTGVTRGIAEGIRNSSGCDLIEVKTKTEYSTFTAYTTGVLRSRKGACDEIVSKVIDVSDYDLLIIGTPVWAWKPAPAINAAVRALSGCEGKMAVTFVTCCDQPGEALPLLNRALSERGIEVMAEISLTKEDTKNPAVGNELLARIAAAFPVRIEDEERTTTP, encoded by the coding sequence ATGGACCCGTGCAACAAGTGCAAAGTATGCAACCATCTCTGCGAGATTGTCCCCGCAATGGCCGGGACGTTCAAGGCCCTTGGCGATCTCACCCGCCTCCAGGTAATCTACCTGCTCGCAACTGACACCAGCGGGACGCTCGGGGTCAGTGAGCTTGCGTCCCGCCTCGGTATCTCGCAACCTGCCGTATCGCAGCATCTCAAGACCCTGAAAGCGGAGGGACTTGTCGATTCGCGGCGGGAGGGATTCTATGTCTACTACACGATCAACCGGGATCGCATCGTGCAGTTCCGGGAACACTTCGAGCTGATGTACGCAACCGTCATGGAAAACTGCAGCAGGGAACTTGTCCGGAAGTCTAATCGGGACCGGAATATCCGGGCATGCGTGATCTTCTACTCGTATACCGGTGTGACCCGGGGGATAGCTGAGGGTATAAGAAATTCCAGCGGCTGCGACCTTATTGAAGTGAAGACCAAAACCGAGTACTCGACGTTCACGGCTTATACAACCGGTGTCCTCCGCTCCCGTAAGGGAGCCTGCGACGAGATCGTCTCCAAAGTGATCGATGTATCTGACTACGACCTCCTCATCATCGGCACACCGGTCTGGGCGTGGAAGCCTGCGCCTGCGATAAATGCCGCTGTCAGGGCTCTTTCCGGGTGTGAAGGTAAGATGGCCGTGACGTTTGTCACCTGCTGCGACCAGCCGGGCGAAGCCCTCCCGCTCCTGAACAGGGCACTGTCAGAACGCGGCATCGAAGTGATGGCGGAGATCAGCCTGACAAAAGAGGACACGAAAAACCCGGCCGTGGGCAATGAACTGCTTGCAAGGATTGCCGCTGCATTCCCGGTCCGGATCGAGGATGAAGAACGAACAACTACCCCATAA
- a CDS encoding alpha/beta fold hydrolase yields MNSMPVPVVLVHGWNSHPGIWKRLCQRLDAAKIPCHKFDHSRMQTSSLEDISIALADYIHNLRRDHSYEGDIDIVCHSIGTCIARYFLEVRDGNTRQEKVRQLIGIGPPNNGSALAELFFNPVYGPGIIAQLNGVFVPQGFDPDADPLVQDVRPASRTMQQLRVAGIRKDITYRMIVTANPYSIPAFFPLFEGKTWESSESGEYFMTGNGDGIVAHKESIIPGVTLDIIPADQDDTLDLIPIDQYCHINLLRNPRVLEQIMDYLTAR; encoded by the coding sequence ATGAACTCAATGCCGGTTCCTGTTGTTCTCGTTCATGGGTGGAACAGTCATCCCGGGATCTGGAAAAGGCTCTGCCAGAGGCTTGATGCAGCAAAAATTCCCTGCCACAAATTCGATCATTCCAGGATGCAGACCTCATCTCTCGAAGATATTTCCATTGCTCTTGCAGATTACATCCATAATCTCCGGAGGGATCATAGTTACGAGGGTGATATCGATATTGTATGCCATTCCATCGGGACCTGTATTGCCCGGTATTTTCTTGAAGTCAGGGACGGGAACACCCGTCAGGAAAAGGTCCGCCAGCTGATCGGTATTGGTCCTCCCAACAACGGTTCTGCCCTGGCAGAGCTCTTCTTCAACCCGGTGTATGGCCCGGGGATCATCGCACAGCTGAACGGCGTCTTTGTTCCCCAGGGTTTTGATCCGGATGCAGATCCCCTTGTCCAGGATGTCCGGCCTGCCAGCAGAACAATGCAACAACTCCGGGTTGCAGGGATACGAAAGGATATCACCTACCGCATGATCGTGACAGCAAACCCGTATTCCATTCCTGCATTTTTCCCGCTTTTTGAAGGGAAAACCTGGGAATCATCAGAGAGTGGAGAGTACTTCATGACGGGGAACGGGGATGGTATTGTTGCCCATAAAGAGTCGATCATCCCGGGAGTCACCCTTGATATTATTCCGGCAGATCAGGATGATACCTTAGATCTGATTCCCATCGATCAATACTGCCATATCAACCTCCTCCGGAACCCACGGGTTCTTGAACAGATCATGGATTATCTTACGGCCCGATAG
- the rbcL gene encoding type III ribulose-bisphosphate carboxylase yields MAIDWYNEFVDLNYTPARDDLVCLFYFEPAAGIGKEEAAGRIASESSTGTWTTLFTMPPRMKALQATAFEIEGNFVKIAYPLALWEEGNAVQLMSGIAGNIFGMKALKNLRLVDVSFPQAYLKHFRGPHFGNDGIRKMMKITKRPLTGAVPKPKIGFTAKEHAEVGYETWMGGFDFVKDDENLTSVSFNRFDDRVKLMTKLRDKAEKETGEKKSAFLNITADTETMKKRADLLAEYDWNYCMIDVVVAGTASVMTMRDYCSDLGLAIHAHRAMHASFDRNPKHGISMQFLAKLMRLVGVSQIHTGTAVGKLTGSKKESLALANLLREKKTESVEGMLLEQDWGKIRTAFPVSSGGLHPGLVPDVMDIYGTEMVLLVSGGIHGHPKGTRAGAKATMQAIEAWQEGMTLEEKAKKAKELKGALEKWGYYKPK; encoded by the coding sequence ATGGCGATTGACTGGTATAATGAATTTGTTGATCTGAACTACACTCCGGCGCGGGACGATCTCGTCTGCCTGTTTTATTTTGAACCGGCTGCAGGTATCGGGAAGGAAGAGGCAGCCGGCCGCATAGCCTCCGAGAGTTCTACGGGTACCTGGACAACGCTCTTCACCATGCCGCCGCGGATGAAAGCACTCCAGGCAACGGCATTTGAGATCGAAGGAAATTTTGTCAAGATTGCCTATCCTCTCGCACTCTGGGAAGAAGGTAATGCCGTCCAGCTGATGAGCGGGATTGCAGGGAACATCTTCGGGATGAAAGCGCTCAAAAACCTGCGGCTTGTTGATGTCTCATTCCCTCAGGCGTACCTGAAACATTTCAGGGGCCCGCACTTTGGCAATGACGGGATCCGGAAGATGATGAAGATCACAAAACGCCCGCTGACCGGTGCGGTACCCAAGCCCAAGATCGGCTTTACGGCAAAGGAGCATGCCGAGGTCGGGTACGAGACCTGGATGGGCGGGTTCGATTTCGTCAAGGACGACGAGAACCTGACCTCGGTCTCGTTCAACCGGTTCGATGACCGGGTGAAACTGATGACGAAACTGCGGGACAAGGCAGAGAAGGAGACCGGCGAGAAGAAATCCGCGTTCCTGAATATCACGGCCGATACCGAGACGATGAAGAAGCGGGCGGATCTTCTCGCGGAGTATGACTGGAACTATTGCATGATCGATGTAGTGGTAGCAGGGACTGCGAGTGTTATGACGATGCGGGATTACTGCTCCGATCTCGGGCTTGCCATACACGCCCACCGGGCTATGCACGCAAGCTTTGACCGGAACCCCAAACATGGTATTTCAATGCAGTTTTTGGCAAAACTCATGCGTCTTGTCGGGGTCTCGCAGATCCATACCGGCACCGCGGTCGGGAAACTGACCGGCTCAAAGAAGGAGTCCCTTGCGCTCGCAAACCTCCTGCGTGAGAAGAAAACCGAATCAGTCGAAGGGATGCTGCTCGAACAGGACTGGGGAAAGATCAGGACCGCGTTCCCGGTCTCATCCGGCGGCCTGCATCCCGGCCTTGTCCCGGATGTGATGGACATCTACGGGACCGAGATGGTCCTGCTCGTCTCCGGGGGCATTCACGGGCACCCGAAGGGTACCCGGGCCGGCGCTAAGGCGACCATGCAGGCGATAGAAGCGTGGCAGGAAGGCATGACGCTCGAAGAGAAAGCAAAGAAGGCAAAGGAGCTCAAGGGAGCTCTTGAGAAGTGGGGATACTACAAGCCGAAGTGA